One segment of Strix uralensis isolate ZFMK-TIS-50842 chromosome 11, bStrUra1, whole genome shotgun sequence DNA contains the following:
- the TP53BP1 gene encoding TP53-binding protein 1 isoform X7, translating into MERGGGGSSSSSSSSQLDLGFSQQGTPRLIVEDSQPEGAGRACLGAPARRSPSPVLEIVCRRVPGGGAARERPAGGSSARGRGAPGGCGRAGGAEPMKSPARPEAAELRGRPAEERPPPGRETSALGKAGDGAEGDAEDSAASPCVEELHGDSTETVSSTEAHTALESQAEKSERTLQEVEDHTGKQMPVCDPTKTEKSLDSGHEELDILSTQEEMFPESNAPGSGCPSTRVEEGSSLACTPARSLQLLQLSGQGSLAQESHSIVSSGVVTPPPVAFGSSALVPSTPTEQEQAKDEQVDISVPAEGRELVQKQRGDTLVEMGILCIPPAPLVLPQASTPVSQSAPAFFPGSLSIPSQPEFSHDIFVPTQSPEKKHEEEKAAPLTHLCLPGDLSGPTDALSKMSAGDSMSQPSESCKLMLSASECSQPTNPEVSSGSLNMGQDSETTQVGMISECEASDSKLSSVENDNVKLRLDAGDQALSEISEKAKKEDLQAAGKPVMQLVSAGVAGDVSLAPTAHREVECISGSQTAADQSGLPEVLSCTQGKEAQSEDYPLEETSEPEAVPETQCEEQEEKVQVKEKQINEDGSRVNTTLSQRFILEREVQCHEDMEVEFADGSCKSSKNLSDQAEELGNIGPESQRKETSKDCTSGTGVSKSMDKLSFKAALENMPRLNKVLSKPSAGELLEQHNNLFPMLKSDVPLEVALCAKKHPGCSELGQIMVIGNKPPLQERGVDMLVTQQENRVPKNTEDTVTTRSLEGEERRQPQEKATAKSPSPSGTPFHFTLPKEGDVIQPLTSITPPLIGQFKMGPRRHSTPIVDDSCPDSTIVTSDVTAEGTMGTNNVTMESAVVSADVSDVCEKGDSHVVPEADAKLSLRMNLVTPVNDGSEESLPFSLEKPTASDRKDGSTAAASSQKASSVFSRVCEVRREDEARGHGLSTSPFRGNLFSFPGTQEDAELHKNPGDWQYQQHKADGSGGQVPIPQRMPQGCPQQPPGAEDGESVETGIVSTQTEEGRKMQEKSSKADKIDESRERRANTKNKGTQTTADCLFTPTTVTTATQTSEEICRQVEVGTSMSGQRPGRQDANVQTEESEEKLVNASGEDTDSLHSQGEEEFNLLHPPKGQVQHRHTRTIREVRTVVTRVITDVYYINGAEVERKVVEETEEPVVECQECETDTSSSRTAVGSSLTSGDLGDVSSFSSKASSLHRTSSGASSGHSATHSSSSSSGRGTGAVKGKVCGTETGEFALPIGRGVLGKLSPRKGAGQPASPLRVSQAGALPCEEEEDSMPGTRQGGRAPVTPRGRGRRGRPPSRTTGTRDLAGLPGVEDLSTTASPEEKSFTRSVRLPDGGEKSDASGFCALRRSDSPEIPLQVVTGPSDCADSSSGSSFVGLRVVAKWSSNGYFYSGMITQDVGAGKYKLLFDDGYECDVLGKDILLCDPIPLETEVTALSEDEYFSAGVVKGHRKESGELYYCIEKEGQRKWYKRMAVILSLEQGNKLREQFGLGPYEPVTPLTKAADISLDNLVEGKRKRRSNLGSPSTSSSSTTPPRKGQESPRIPLGTLSGKRKLVASEEERSPAKRGRKSAVIKPGAVRAGEFVSTCEGADAVDLPVLEDHHGPLPHNKTLFLGYAFLLTMATPSDKLVNHQKPSDGPTGSSEEEEEFLEMTPYDKHYIAQQLRAGAGYILEDFNETQCNAAYQCLLIADQHCRTRKYLLCLARGIPCVSHIWVHDSCHANQLQNYRNYLLPAGYSLQEQKLLEWHPRENPFHNLKVLLVSDQQQNFLDLWSEILMTGGAASVKQHYSSAHNKDACLSSCADIALGVYDVVVTDFSCPAGVLKCAEALRLPVVSQEWVIQSLIAGERVGYNKHPKYKHDYVPH; encoded by the exons atggagcgcggcggcggcggcagcagcagcagcagcagcagcagccagctggacCTCGGCTTCTCGCAACAGGGCACGCCCCGCCTGATCGTGGAGGACTCGCAGCCGGAGGGCGCGGGGCGGGCCTGCCTTGGCGCGCCGGCCCGGCGGAGCCCGAGCCCCGTGCTG GAGATCGTCTGCAGGAGGGTGCCCGGTGGCGGGGCGGCCCGGGAGCGACCCGCCGGTGGGAGCtcggcgcggggccgcggcgcgcccGGGGGCTGCGGCCGTGCTGGCGGCGCAGAGCCGATGAAGAGCCCGGCCCGTCCGGAGGCCGCGGAgctgcggggccgccccgccgaggagcggccgccgcccggccgggagACCAG TGCCCTTGGGAAGGCTGGGGACGGCGCTGAAGGTGATGCCGAGGACTCTGCTGCTTCGCCCTGTGTAGAAG aaCTGCATGGGGATAGCACAGAAACTGTCtccagcacagaagcacatactGCTttggaaagccaggcagagaagtCGGAAAG AACTCTGCAGGAAGTAGAAGACCATACTGGGAAACAGATGCCTGTCTGTGACCCCACTAAGACTGAGAAATCCCTTGATTCTGGTCACGAGGAGTTGGATATCTTGTCAACtcaggaagaaatgtttcctgagaGTAATGCACCAG GGAGTGGCTGTCCGAGCACCAGGGTGGAAGAGGGAAGTTCTCTGGCGTGTACCCCTGCTCGCAGCCTGCAACTCCTGCAGCTCTCTGGACAGGGATCCCTTGCACAGGAGAGTCATTCCAT TGTCTCTTCAGGTGTAGTTACTCCTCCTCCTGTTGCCTTTGGATCCAGTGCTCTTGTCCCCAGCACTCCTACTGAACAGGAGCAAGCAAAAG ATGAGCAGGTGGATATATCTGTCCCTGCAGAAGGAAGAGAGCTGGTGCAGAAGCAGAGAGGAGATACGCTGGTGGAGATGGGCATCCTGTGTATCCCACCAGCACCTCTTGTCCTGCCGCAGGCTTCAACTCCAGTGTCCCAGAGTGCCCCAGCCTTCTTCCCTGGATCCTTATCTATACCATCACAGCCAGAGTTCTCTCAT GATATCTTTGTTCCAACTCAGAGCCCAGAGAAGaagcatgaagaagaaaaagctgctcCTTTAACCCATTTATGCTTACCAGGAGATCTCTCTGGACCCACAGATGCTTTGTCAAAGATGTCTGCAGGTGACTCCATGTCACAGCCTTCTGAGTCCTGTAAGCTGATGCTTTCTGCAAGTGAATGTAGCCAGCCCACAAATCCGGAGGTCAGCTCAGGCTCTCTGAACATGGGCCAAGATAGCGAAACCACGCAGGTGGGGATGATTTCCGAGTGCGAGGCCTCAGACTCGAAACTCTCTTCTGTGGAGAATGACAATGTAAAACTGAGGCTGGATGCAGGTGATCAAGCCCTTTCTGAAAtctctgaaaaagcaaagaaggaGGATTTACAGGCTGCAGGAAAGCCTGTAATGCAGTTAGTTAGTGCAGGGGTAGCAGGAGATGTGTCATTAGCCCCTACAGCTCATCGGGAGGTTGAGTGTATTTCTGGAAGTCAGACTGCTGCAGATCAGTCTGGTCTGCCTGAGGTTTTGTCATGCACTCAGGGTAAAGAAGCACAGTCTGAGGATTATCCGTTGGAAGAAACTTCTGAACCTGAAGCAGTTCCTGAGACTCAGTgtgaagaacaagaagaaaaagtgcaAGTAAAAGAGAAGCAAATAAATGAAGATGGGTCCCGTGTTAATACAACACTTTCTCAGAGGTTTATTCTTGAAAGGGAAGTACAGTGTCATGAAGATATGGAAGTGGAATTTGCTGATGGTTCTTGTAAAAGTAGCAAAAATTTGTCTGATCAGGCTGAAGAATTAGGAAATATTGGACCAGAAAGCCAgagaaaagaaacttcaaaagatTGTACTTCTGGCACTGGAGTGTCAAAGAGCATGGATAAACTGTCCTTTAAGGCTGCTTTGGAGAACATGCCAAGGCTCAATAAAGTTTTATCTAAGCCTTCTGCAGGAGAGTTACTGGAACAGCACAACAATCTGTTTCCTATGTTAAAGAGTGATGTTCCCTTGGAAGTGGCATTGTGTGCCAAAAAACACCCAGGTTGTTCAGAACTAGGACAGATAATGGTAATAGGAAATAAGCCACCACTTCAAGAGAGAGGGGTTGACATGCTGGTGACTCAACAGGAGAATCGGGTGCCAAAGAATACGGAGGACACTGTTACAACAAGGAGTCTGGAGGGAGAAGAGCGGAGGCAGCCACAGGAGAAGGCAACTGCTAAATCCCCCAGTCCTAGTG GAACCCCGTTTCATTTTACTTTGCCGAAGGAGGGTGATGTCATTCAGCCCTTGACCAGCATAACGCCACCTCTTATTGGCCAGTTTAAAATGGGACCCAGAAGACACAGCACACCAATTG TGGATGATAGTTGCCCAGACAGCACTATAGTGACTAGTGATGTTACAGCAGAGGGCACAATGGGCACCAACAACGTCACCATGGAAAGTGCAGTGGTATCAGCAGATGTGTCAGACGTGTGTGAGAAAGGAGATTCTCATGTGGTTCCTGAGGCTGATGCAAAACTCTCTCTGCGAATGAACCTTGTTACCCCCGTGAATGACGGGAGCGAGGAGTCCCTGCCGTTCAGCTTGGAAA AGCCTACAGCCAGTGACAGGAAAGATGGatccactgctgctgccag CTCCCAGAAAGCATCATCTGTGTTTAGTCGTGTCTGTGAAGTTCGTCGAGAGGATGAGGCCAGAGGTCATGGTCTTTCCACTTCTCCGTTTAG GGGGAATCTGTTCAGTTTTCCTGGCACGCAAGAAGATGCTGAATTACATAAAAATCCAGGTGATTGGCAGTACCAGCAACACAAGGCAGATGGCAGTGGTGGACAGGTCCCAATTCCTCAGAGGATGCCGCAGGGCTGCCCTCAGCAGCCTCCTGGTGCAGAGGATGGGGAGTCTGTGGAGACTGGTATTGTAAGCACTCAGacagaagaagggaggaaaatgcaGGAGAAATCAAGTAAGGCTGATAAAATTGATGAAAGCCGAGAGAGGCGGGCAAACACCAAGAATAAAGGGACTCAGACTACAGCAGACTGTCTTTTTACCCCAACAACTGTTACAACAGCAACACAGACGTCAGAAGAAATCTGTAGGCAGGTGGAAGTGGGAACCAGTATGTCTGGGCAAAGACCTGGGCGGCAAGATGCAAATGTCCAAACCGAGGAGAGTGAAGAAAAGCTTGTGAACGCCTCTGGAGAGGACACAGACTCTCTGCACAGTCAG GGAGAGGAGGAGTTTAACCTCCTTCACCCACCCAAAGGCCAAGTTCAGCATCGCCACACGCGAACTATTAGAGAAGTGCGCACTGTAGTTACGCGTGTTATAACAGATGTCTACTACATAAATGGTGCAGAGGTGGAACGAAAGGTCGTTGAG GAAACTGAGGAGCCTGTAGTGGAGTGCCAGGAGTGTGAGACTGACACATCCTCCTCCAGAACTGCAGTGGGCTCATCGCTGACCTCAGGGGACCTTGGTGATGTCAGCTCCTTCTCCTCCAAGGCCTCAAGCCTTCACCGTACATCCAGTGGAGCAAGCAGTGGTCACTCTgccacacacagcagcagcagcagctcagggcgAGGAACTGGAGCTGTCAAAGGGAAAGTGTGTGGGACAGAAACTGGAGAGTTTGCTTTACCCATTGGCAGAGGCGTCTTAGGAAAATTAAG CCCTAGGAAAGGAGCTGGTCAGCCAGCATCTCCACTCCGAGTTAGCCAGGCAGGAGCACTGCcttgtgaggaagaggaggactcTATGCCTGGCACTCGTCAGGGTGGCAGAGCACCTGTGACACCTCGTGGGCGAGGAAGAAGAGGCCGCCCACCATCTCGAACAACAGGAACAAG AGATTTAGCTGGACTGCCAGGAGTGGAGGATCTCTCAACTACAGCATCACCTGAGGAGAAGTCATTTACTCGTTCAGTTCGCCTACCAGATGGAGGGGAGAAATCTGATGCTTCTGGCTTCTGTGCCTTACGTCGAAGTGACTCTCCAGAAATCCCATTACAAGTGGTGACTGGTCCTTCAGACTGTGCAGACTCGTCCTCTGGGAGCAGCTTTGTAGGCCTCAGGGTTGTAGCAAAGTGGTCCTCAAATGGGTACTTCTATTCTGGGATGATTACCCAGGATGTTGGGGCAGGAAAGTACAAGCTGCTCTTTGATGACGGATATGAATGTGATGTGCTCGGGAAAGATATTTTACTCTGTGATCCCATCCCCCTGGAGACTGAGGTGACTGCGCTCTCAGAGGACGAGTACTTCAGCGCTG GTGTGGTGAAGGGACACCGGAAGGAGTCTGGAGAGCTGTACTACTGCATTGAAAAGGAAGGCCAGAGGAAGTGGTACAAACGAATGGCTGTTATCCTGTCCCTGGAACAAGGAAATAAGCTCCGGGAGCAGTTTGGGCTGGGTCCTTATGAACCTGTCACCCCCCTGACCAAAGCAGCTGACATCAGTCTTG ATAATCTtgtggaggggaagaggaagcGACGTAGTAACCTTGGTTCTCCCAGcacttccagcagcagcacaacTCCCCCTCGTAAAGGGCAGGAGAGTCCACGCATCCCGCTAGGCACACTGTCAGGGAAGAGGAAGCTCGTTGCCTCTGAAGAAGAGAGATCCCCAGCTAAACGTGGCCGCAAGTCAGCAGTGATAAAGCCTG GGGCTGTGAGAGCCGGAGAGTTCGTAAGCACTTGTGAAGGTGCCGATGCTGTAGATCTCCCAGTGCTGGAGGACCATCATGGACCCTTGCCCCACAATAAAACCCTCTTTTTGGGCTATGCCTTTCTCCTCACCATGGCAACACCCAGTGACAAATTGGTCAATCACCAGAAGCCATCAGATGGTCCCACAGGGAgtagtgaggaggaagaag aATTTTTAGAGATGACTCCATACGACAAACATTACATAGCACAGCAGCTGCGAGCAGGAGCTGGCTATATCCTGGAAGACTTCAATGAAACCCAG TGTAACGCAGCGTATCAGTGTCTTTTAATTGCGGACCAGCATTGTCGAACTCGGAAATACTTGCTGTGCCTTGCCAGAGGGATCCCTTGTGTGTCTCACATCTGGGTCCATGATAGCTGTCACGCTAACCAGCTTCAGAATTACCGGAATTACCTTTTGCCAGCTGGTTATAGCCTCCAGGAGCAAAAATTGCTAGAATG GCACCCACGAGAAAACCCATTTCATAACCTGAAGGTTCTCCTGGTGTCAGACCAGCAGCAGAACTTCCTGGATCTGTGGTCTGAAATCCTCATGACGGGGGGAGCAGCATCTGTTAAACAGCATTACTCAAGTGCTCACAACAAAG ATGCCTGTCTTTCCTCCTGTGCAGATATTGCTTTGGGTGTTTATGATGTGGTGGTGACTGATTTTTCCTGCCCAGCTGGTGTCTTGAAGTGTGCAGAAGCGTTACGGCTGCCTGTTGTCTCGCAAGAGTGGGTGATCCAAAGCCTTATTGCTGGGGAGAGAGTAGGCTACAACAAGCATCCAAAATACAAACATGACTATGTCCCCCACTAA